One genomic region from Trueperaceae bacterium encodes:
- the ruvC gene encoding crossover junction endodeoxyribonuclease RuvC → MSDRGRTLTQPGVGARPLRVVGVDPGLANLGLGAVQEAGKEAGFLGGALVSTSPRSSQGERLVVIRRELSAFLDRYRPDAIALEGQFLKHQRQTSFRVGQAVGVVLLTAAERDLPVFEYGPDQVKLALVGSGRADKDQVAFMVRALLKLTAEKRPDHVTDALALALTHLQSRRIGALAALAERQP, encoded by the coding sequence GTGAGCGACCGGGGCCGGACCCTCACCCAGCCCGGAGTCGGCGCCAGGCCGCTCCGGGTGGTGGGGGTCGACCCCGGCCTGGCCAACCTCGGGCTCGGCGCCGTCCAGGAAGCGGGCAAGGAAGCGGGCTTCCTCGGCGGCGCCCTCGTCTCCACCAGCCCGCGCAGCTCGCAAGGGGAGCGGCTCGTCGTCATCAGGCGCGAGCTCAGCGCGTTCCTGGACCGCTACCGACCGGACGCCATCGCGCTCGAGGGCCAGTTCCTCAAACACCAGCGCCAGACGTCGTTCCGGGTCGGGCAGGCCGTCGGGGTCGTGCTGCTCACGGCGGCGGAGCGGGACCTGCCCGTCTTCGAGTACGGTCCGGACCAGGTAAAGCTCGCCCTCGTCGGCAGCGGCCGCGCCGACAAGGACCAGGTCGCCTTCATGGTTCGCGCCCTCTTGAAGCTGACCGCCGAGAAGCGCCCCGATCACGTCACGGACGCTCTCGCGCTCGCGTTGACCCACCTGCAGTCGCGGCGCATCGGCGCGCTGGCCGCCCTCGCGGAACGGCAGCCCTGA
- the glnA gene encoding type I glutamate--ammonia ligase → MAKSRADIKQLLKEHDVRFLRLQFTDIHGRNKNVEVPTSQFDKALDGEIMFDGSSIEGFTRIEESDMLLSPDYDTFLLLPPAVEGNVPGQVARLICDINEPDGTPFDGDPRGVLKRQIARLRSLGYDDLFVGVEPEFYLFKRGVDGSPTTITNDSAGYFDLAPVDRGEDARRDMVNALTNLGFEIEAAHHEVGPGQHEIDFKYADAITTADSIQTFRTVVKRIAMNHGLHATFMPKPVAGIAGSGMHSHLSIFKGGENAFFDPKAPYQLSKTALHWIGGLLEHAPGMVAITNPTINSYKRLTPGHEAPTNIAWSVSNRSAMVRIPARRGNGTRAELRMPDPSANPYLALAAMIAAGIDGLQRKLLPPPPVERNIFEMSVRDRRKHKVKDLPGDLNEALENLRRDRVVIDALGDHVYKLFVDAKTLEYDEYRIAVHAWELDRYLSDY, encoded by the coding sequence GTGGCCAAGTCCCGCGCCGATATCAAGCAGCTCTTGAAGGAACACGACGTCAGGTTCCTCAGGCTCCAGTTCACCGACATCCACGGGCGCAACAAGAACGTCGAGGTCCCCACCTCCCAGTTCGACAAGGCGCTCGACGGCGAGATCATGTTCGACGGCTCGTCGATCGAGGGCTTCACCCGCATCGAGGAGTCCGACATGCTCCTCAGCCCCGACTACGACACCTTCCTCCTCCTCCCGCCCGCCGTGGAGGGCAACGTCCCCGGCCAGGTGGCGCGCCTGATCTGCGACATCAACGAGCCGGACGGCACGCCGTTCGACGGCGACCCGCGCGGGGTCCTGAAGCGCCAGATCGCGAGGCTTCGCTCACTCGGGTACGACGACCTGTTCGTCGGGGTGGAGCCGGAGTTCTACCTGTTCAAGCGCGGCGTCGACGGCAGCCCGACGACCATCACGAACGACAGCGCCGGCTACTTCGACCTCGCGCCCGTCGACCGCGGCGAGGACGCCCGCCGCGACATGGTCAACGCCCTCACGAACCTCGGCTTCGAGATCGAGGCCGCGCACCACGAGGTCGGGCCCGGCCAGCACGAGATCGACTTCAAGTACGCCGACGCCATCACGACGGCCGACTCCATCCAGACCTTCCGTACGGTGGTCAAGCGCATCGCCATGAACCACGGCCTGCACGCCACCTTCATGCCCAAGCCCGTCGCCGGCATCGCCGGCTCGGGCATGCACAGCCACCTGAGCATCTTCAAAGGCGGCGAGAACGCCTTCTTCGACCCCAAGGCGCCCTATCAGCTCTCCAAGACGGCCCTCCACTGGATCGGCGGCCTCCTCGAGCACGCCCCCGGCATGGTCGCCATCACGAACCCCACGATCAACAGCTACAAGCGCCTCACCCCGGGGCACGAGGCGCCGACCAACATCGCTTGGTCCGTCTCCAACCGCAGCGCCATGGTGCGTATCCCGGCGCGGCGCGGCAACGGCACGCGCGCCGAGTTGCGGATGCCGGACCCGTCGGCCAACCCGTACCTCGCCCTGGCGGCCATGATCGCGGCCGGCATCGACGGCCTGCAGCGCAAGCTCCTGCCCCCACCGCCCGTCGAGCGCAACATCTTCGAGATGAGCGTGCGCGACCGGCGCAAGCACAAGGTCAAGGACCTGCCCGGCGACCTGAACGAGGCGCTAGAGAACCTGAGGCGCGACCGCGTCGTCATAGACGCGCTCGGCGACCACGTCTACAAGCTCTTCGTCGACGCGAAGACCCTCGAGTACGACGAGTACCGCATCGCCGTCCACGCCTGGGAGCTGGACCGCTACCTCTCGGACTACTGA
- a CDS encoding ABC transporter substrate-binding protein: protein MHKKLVWLLVAALIGLAGAQTPPVSKVGVLLSFTGPLAEFGPAITNGVQLAADQLNAAATEVFGGPIVEIVTEDDATAAAQGVERARKLINADGVVAIVGSLSSGVSVAVAESVAIPSNVVLISPASTSPLLGMLPDTGDVIYRTTASDALQGVVGAMLARGEIIEGHSYNTAAILYVNNPYGQGLADAFEAAFTKRGGTITAKVAHPDEPQPTYGSLLEPLLAGNPEVVLAVSYPGQATVYMAEARDLYNFTNWQYTDGTQSLDIVTALGADAVEGHYGTSAGADPDWDGWVKFSSAYAETFGEAPPLPYIDTGYDAMATIGLAIAKAVADGVEVSGASIAERLRDVSNAPGETVGVGDFQHALELIKAGQAVNYSGAAGEVDYDALGDVVTPMAVWEYKGGSIETAVVLTASEIPAE from the coding sequence GTGCATAAGAAGCTAGTTTGGTTACTGGTGGCTGCGCTCATCGGCTTGGCCGGCGCGCAGACCCCGCCCGTCTCTAAGGTCGGTGTGCTCCTGTCGTTCACCGGCCCGCTGGCCGAGTTCGGCCCGGCCATCACCAACGGCGTGCAACTCGCCGCCGATCAGCTCAACGCGGCCGCCACGGAAGTCTTCGGGGGGCCGATCGTCGAGATCGTCACCGAGGACGACGCCACGGCCGCCGCGCAGGGCGTCGAGCGCGCCCGTAAGCTCATCAACGCCGACGGCGTCGTCGCCATCGTCGGCTCACTGTCGAGCGGCGTCAGCGTCGCCGTCGCCGAGTCCGTAGCGATCCCGAGCAACGTCGTGTTGATCTCGCCCGCCTCGACCTCGCCGCTCCTGGGCATGCTCCCGGACACGGGCGACGTCATCTACCGCACGACCGCCTCCGACGCGCTGCAAGGCGTCGTCGGCGCCATGCTCGCTCGCGGCGAGATCATCGAGGGTCATAGCTACAACACGGCCGCCATCCTGTACGTCAACAACCCGTACGGGCAGGGCCTGGCCGACGCCTTCGAGGCCGCCTTCACGAAGCGCGGCGGGACCATCACGGCGAAGGTCGCCCACCCCGACGAGCCGCAGCCCACCTACGGCAGCCTCCTCGAGCCGCTGCTGGCCGGCAACCCCGAGGTCGTCCTCGCCGTCTCGTACCCCGGTCAGGCCACGGTCTACATGGCCGAGGCGCGCGACCTCTACAACTTCACGAACTGGCAGTACACCGACGGCACGCAGTCCCTCGACATCGTCACGGCGCTCGGCGCCGACGCCGTCGAAGGCCACTACGGCACGTCGGCGGGCGCCGACCCCGACTGGGACGGCTGGGTGAAGTTCTCCTCGGCCTACGCCGAGACCTTCGGCGAGGCTCCGCCCCTCCCGTACATCGACACCGGCTACGACGCCATGGCGACCATCGGCCTCGCCATCGCCAAGGCCGTCGCCGACGGCGTCGAGGTCAGCGGCGCGAGCATCGCCGAGCGCCTCCGCGACGTCTCCAACGCCCCCGGTGAGACCGTTGGCGTCGGCGACTTCCAGCACGCCCTCGAGCTCATCAAGGCCGGCCAGGCCGTCAACTACTCCGGCGCCGCCGGTGAAGTCGACTACGACGCGCTCGGCGACGTCGTGACCCCGATGGCGGTGTGGGAGTACAAGGGCGGCAGCATCGAGACCGCGGTCGTGCTCACCGCTTCGGAGATCCCCGCAGAGTAA
- a CDS encoding branched-chain amino acid ABC transporter permease, which translates to MTALHLAKSALLAVPLWLLLSSLLRLKPSWLKHLASLAVGFGVAALVTLVTPTGILSYVTTFILMACIYAVLSVGLNVQWGYTGLFNIGIAAFYAIGAFTSALVTTRMPTGLNASFTKQLFGLGMPFWVGVLAAGLVAGLLAWLVGKPTLRLRGDYLAIATIGIAELVRLFFQNERWLANGPQPLRGIPQPLSCLSGNGCDWLPGFVNSFFAPLGPRDYPFVYVAIVALVLYLVYRVLERAIRSPWGRVLRAVREEEASAAMNGKDIAAFRMQAFVVGAVIMGIGGALYAHYIVSIDYSHFDPLNGTFLVWVMLMLGGSGNNRGAILGAFVVYAIWSGTSFVVDALRPTLAAISPDLPSRGPYLRLLFISILLVFIVLYRPRGIVPEEKVVSLDRDL; encoded by the coding sequence ATGACGGCCCTGCACCTGGCCAAGTCCGCGCTCCTGGCCGTGCCCCTGTGGCTCCTGCTCTCGAGCCTCCTGCGCCTCAAGCCGTCCTGGCTCAAGCACCTCGCCTCGCTCGCCGTCGGTTTCGGGGTCGCCGCGCTCGTCACGCTCGTGACGCCGACCGGCATCCTCTCGTACGTCACGACCTTCATCCTGATGGCGTGCATCTACGCCGTCCTGTCCGTCGGGCTCAACGTGCAGTGGGGGTACACGGGCCTCTTCAACATCGGCATCGCGGCGTTCTACGCCATCGGCGCGTTCACCAGCGCGCTCGTCACGACCAGGATGCCGACCGGCCTCAACGCCAGCTTCACGAAGCAGCTCTTCGGCCTCGGCATGCCCTTCTGGGTCGGTGTGCTCGCGGCCGGCCTCGTCGCCGGCCTGCTCGCCTGGCTCGTCGGCAAGCCGACCCTGAGGCTGCGCGGCGACTACCTCGCCATCGCCACCATCGGGATCGCGGAGCTCGTGCGGCTCTTCTTCCAGAACGAGCGCTGGCTGGCGAACGGACCGCAGCCCCTGCGCGGGATACCGCAGCCGCTCAGCTGCCTCTCCGGCAACGGTTGCGACTGGCTGCCCGGCTTCGTCAACTCGTTCTTCGCGCCGCTCGGACCGCGCGACTACCCGTTCGTGTACGTCGCCATCGTCGCGCTCGTCCTCTACCTCGTCTACCGCGTGCTCGAGCGCGCCATCCGCTCCCCGTGGGGCCGCGTGCTGCGCGCCGTCAGGGAGGAGGAGGCCTCGGCGGCTATGAACGGCAAGGACATCGCCGCCTTCCGCATGCAGGCGTTCGTCGTCGGAGCCGTGATCATGGGGATCGGCGGGGCGCTCTACGCCCACTACATCGTGTCGATCGACTACTCCCACTTCGACCCGCTGAACGGCACGTTCCTCGTGTGGGTGATGTTGATGCTCGGGGGCAGCGGCAACAACCGGGGCGCGATCCTCGGGGCGTTCGTGGTGTACGCCATATGGTCGGGTACGAGCTTCGTCGTCGACGCCCTGCGGCCGACGCTGGCCGCCATCTCCCCCGACCTGCCGTCGCGCGGGCCGTACCTGCGCCTGCTCTTCATCTCGATCCTGTTGGTGTTCATCGTGCTCTACCGGCCCAGGGGGATCGTCCCGGAAGAGAAGGTCGTCTCGCTCGACCGCGACCTCTAG
- a CDS encoding branched-chain amino acid ABC transporter permease, with the protein MLQRSSAAAAGPLERFRRIASGKTGMLLALALVLVAILVAAALKGVPATQLLSLFVRGVLLGGTLALGAIGVTLIYAVLKMANFAHGDTMTLGAYLGLVAVTLLPKGAPIAPFSFGYEFIVALLVVIPAVGLIAFGLDQLAFRPLRARRSQSVMFAMAALGLAFGIRSLIYIFWGADFTFFYTGRARPAVELFAGVRVRPDQLFILGLAIALIAGVYLLLERTKIGKAMRATADNSDLARISGIDTKRVILWTWLIGGGLAGAGGMLYGLDVQLRPEMGWWLLLPLFASVILGSLGNAYGALAGAFVIGIVWQMSGAFINPVYSQGIAFLVMIVVLLVRPEGLFGGRK; encoded by the coding sequence GTGCTCCAGAGAAGCTCTGCAGCGGCCGCGGGGCCGCTCGAACGGTTCCGCCGCATCGCCTCCGGCAAGACGGGCATGCTCCTCGCGCTCGCCCTCGTGCTCGTCGCCATCCTCGTGGCGGCGGCGCTCAAGGGCGTCCCGGCCACGCAGCTCCTCTCGCTCTTCGTGAGGGGGGTGCTGCTCGGCGGCACGCTGGCGCTCGGCGCCATCGGGGTGACGCTCATCTACGCGGTGCTCAAGATGGCCAACTTCGCGCACGGCGACACGATGACGCTCGGCGCCTACCTCGGCCTGGTCGCGGTGACGCTGCTGCCGAAGGGGGCGCCCATAGCGCCGTTCTCCTTCGGGTACGAGTTCATCGTCGCCCTGCTCGTGGTCATCCCTGCCGTGGGGCTCATCGCGTTCGGGCTCGACCAGCTCGCGTTCAGGCCGTTGCGGGCCCGCCGCTCGCAGTCGGTCATGTTCGCTATGGCCGCGCTCGGCCTCGCGTTCGGCATCCGGAGCCTGATCTACATCTTCTGGGGCGCCGACTTCACGTTCTTCTACACGGGGCGCGCGCGGCCGGCCGTCGAGCTCTTCGCCGGCGTACGCGTGCGGCCGGACCAGCTCTTCATCCTCGGCCTCGCCATCGCGCTCATCGCGGGCGTCTACCTGCTCCTGGAACGGACCAAGATCGGCAAGGCGATGCGCGCCACCGCCGACAACTCCGACCTCGCCCGCATCAGCGGCATAGACACGAAACGCGTCATCCTCTGGACGTGGCTCATCGGGGGCGGGCTGGCGGGTGCCGGCGGCATGCTCTACGGGCTCGACGTCCAGCTCCGGCCGGAGATGGGCTGGTGGCTCCTCCTGCCGCTGTTCGCCTCCGTGATCCTCGGCAGCCTCGGCAACGCCTACGGCGCCCTCGCCGGGGCGTTCGTGATCGGCATCGTGTGGCAGATGAGCGGTGCATTCATCAACCCGGTCTACAGCCAGGGGATCGCCTTCCTCGTGATGATCGTCGTGCTCCTGGTGCGGCCAGAGGGACTGTTCGGGGGGAGGAAGTAG